In the genome of Leopardus geoffroyi isolate Oge1 chromosome B1, O.geoffroyi_Oge1_pat1.0, whole genome shotgun sequence, the window atttcaagacttattttgaagctacagtaatcaacacAATGTTTTACTGGCATAAAGACAAGCAAATAGATCGATGGAACAACCTAGAACCAAGGTAATTCGGTCTccatctgaataaataaatgttgctacaacaactggatagctacatgcaaaccAGTGAACTTCAAttcttacctcacaccatattaaaaaattaactcaaccaaaatggatcacagaccgaaatataaaagctaaaatgatATAACTTCTAGAACACAAGTGATATCTTAatgactttggatttggcaaagatttcttaaatatgttaaaaaatcacAAACGTCAATAAATTGGACTATATCAAAAtcaaaaacttttgctcttcaaaacattttgctggaaaaatgaaaaaccacaTTCTGAGAAAAAAACATGTATCTGAAAAGGACTTGTAACTAGCATATAGAAAGAACTCctgaaacttaaaaagataatctaTTTTCCTTAATGGACAAAAGATTgaaacagttctccaaagaagatgtatagaTGGCaatcacatgaaaatatattcaacatcattagggaaatgcaaattaaaaccatagtgaGGTGCTATTACAACACATTTAGAAAGGCTAAGAGACAAATCATGAAGTTATCATACCGAGTACCCTTGAAGATACGGAGCTATTGGAACTCTCAAACATTGCTGACGGGAATGGAAAATGCTGGCaggaaaagtttggcagtttcttttttattttaagtcagctccacacccagtgcagagcccagtgcggggcttgaactcatgaccctgagattaagacctgagctgagatcaaaagtcgaacgcttaatcgactgagccacccaggcacccctggcagtcacttttaaaaatacttttacccTACAATACCTAGCCAttattccactcctaggtattttccCAAGAGAAACTAAAGAATATGTCCATATAAGTCTTGTACACGAATGTTCAGttttatctataatagccaaaaattggaaacaccccaaatgtccaccagcaggtaaatgaacaaattggggtacattcatacaatagactactacttggcaataaaaaggaaagaaactgataCACATCATGGAGAATGAAGGAAGCCATACAAAAAAGGGTATATATAATAGgattccatttattaaaaaaaagtcatatggCATAATGCCAGCAACTCCAACTGTAAGTATTTGCAGATCTACTCATGATTAGGTGAAATGACATAAACAAGGTGTATAAAGTTCTAGAGTAGAGAAATCTAAAGAGACCCAGCAATAAAGACTATTTAAATGAATTACAGAATATTCATATAGTGGAGTACTAAAGCTACAAAAGAATGGAGAAACTCTTTATACCTGATAGGCAAAAAACTCCAAGACTCGCTAGTAgaaaaagcaagttacagaacAATACCTATAATATGATACTTCTGTATTCGTTAAGAGACATATAATACAGTCACATATTCACAcctgtggtatatatgtataaaatagacCTCTAGAAGAAAttagtaaggaggttcctcaaaaagttgaaaacagaactaccctgtgatcaaGACTGTCTTTGAAGCTGTCCCTGAATTTACAGCTGAGAGAACACAGCAGCCCAGAAAGCCAGGAGTGGACACTGTAGGAGAAAGGGGTTCATCATGGTAGATGACCTAAAGTGATTGTTGGATAAAAAATCATCAGGTTGTTGAAGAGCTCCATGCTATTGTTGTGTCACATAAAGATGAAGTGCCTGTTATTAAAGTGGCCAATGATAATGCTCCAGAGCATGCTTTGAGACCTGGTTTCTTAACTACTTTTGCTCTTCCAACAGACCAAAGGAGCAAACCTGGACTTCCAAAAAGTGAAAGTATCATCTGTTACTGTAACACCTACTGGGTGGTTCAAGTCAATTGTTTACTTTTGGTGGTGAGTTTCACAGCCAGCAGCAATGCCAATACAGGACTAATTGTCAACCTAGAAAAGGAACTTGCTCCATTATTTGAAGAATTGAGACAGGTTGTGGACGTTAATCTGGCAGTTGTTTTGATGTATACCTTAACTTTCCTTATAACAGACATATATCAATCCAGCAATCTTTACAGACCATAATACTTGTATCCCTGTACTCAAGAAAGGGCCCTCTTTCCCACCTTACACTAAAAAAAGAGCCTATAGATAAAATTTATGGACATATTGTTATCTTTTCATGCGTAGggtattttcttatttagtgAGATC includes:
- the LOC123583780 gene encoding LOW QUALITY PROTEIN: ragulator complex protein LAMTOR3-like (The sequence of the model RefSeq protein was modified relative to this genomic sequence to represent the inferred CDS: deleted 1 base in 1 codon; substituted 1 base at 1 genomic stop codon), which codes for MVDDLKXLLDKKSSGVEELHAIVVSHKDEVPVIKVANDNAPEHALRPGFLTTFALPTDQRSKPGLPKSESIICYCNTYWVVQVNCLLLVVSFTASSNANTGLIVNLEKELAPLFEELRQVVDVNLAVVLMYTLTFLITDIYQSSNLYRP